One part of the Tunicatimonas pelagia genome encodes these proteins:
- a CDS encoding tetratricopeptide repeat protein: MRTSLRATIAYLAAIQIISVACTSQEAYDIPEVPTFDEEYYSYALASVDEIIQDEPENADAYYHRAELLLQQNKANNALASIRKALEINGDEPAYHLASARALLLKGQNREAVRAAQLARSKGGERIDIYDILAEANINSNYFEEALHYSDSALRYAPKNPQNYFRKGKALVMLGDTLAAEQNLLKSLELGAEAVAVYGVLVDFYMNTGDYKRAKSYMEKILEQPKNATDSRLLLQQARILRKTGYEDSARVILYQIKTQTRTPVVLVLRELQNLYYKDRRYDSAAHYSRQLLAIQSDDKQAMLTLARVQNKRYNYSRAIEQYEAILELDSMQQYSIHQIATQELDDLRGKVAYLYRKKQEEEFQRMKQGVPSIQSITPDEPNP; encoded by the coding sequence ATGAGAACTTCATTGAGAGCCACAATTGCGTATTTAGCCGCTATTCAAATTATTTCGGTAGCTTGTACTTCGCAGGAGGCTTATGACATTCCGGAAGTACCCACCTTCGACGAAGAATACTATTCGTATGCTTTGGCTTCGGTAGACGAAATTATTCAGGATGAACCGGAGAATGCCGATGCCTACTATCATCGAGCCGAACTACTGCTCCAGCAGAACAAAGCTAATAATGCTCTGGCCAGTATCCGAAAAGCTCTGGAGATAAATGGCGATGAACCAGCTTATCATCTTGCTAGTGCGCGGGCGTTGCTGCTGAAAGGGCAAAACCGGGAAGCGGTGCGAGCAGCTCAATTAGCGCGTAGCAAAGGAGGCGAACGGATCGATATCTACGATATTCTCGCTGAAGCTAATATCAACAGTAACTATTTTGAAGAGGCACTGCACTACAGCGATAGTGCCCTGAGGTACGCCCCTAAAAACCCGCAAAACTATTTTCGGAAAGGAAAAGCATTAGTCATGCTAGGAGATACGCTGGCTGCGGAGCAAAACTTGCTTAAAAGCCTGGAGCTAGGAGCTGAGGCCGTAGCCGTGTACGGAGTATTGGTGGATTTTTACATGAACACCGGCGACTATAAGCGGGCTAAATCGTATATGGAAAAGATTCTTGAGCAGCCTAAAAATGCTACTGATAGCCGATTGCTACTGCAACAAGCCCGAATTTTACGAAAAACCGGTTACGAAGATAGTGCCCGAGTAATTTTGTATCAAATCAAAACACAGACTCGCACTCCAGTAGTATTAGTATTACGCGAGTTGCAGAATCTATACTATAAAGACCGTCGTTACGATTCTGCCGCTCATTATTCTCGTCAGCTATTGGCTATTCAGTCAGATGACAAGCAGGCGATGCTAACGTTGGCCCGGGTGCAGAATAAGCGCTATAACTATTCGCGAGCCATTGAGCAGTACGAAGCCATTCTGGAACTGGATTCTATGCAGCAGTACAGTATTCATCAGATAGCCACTCAAGAGCTTGATGATCTACGAGGAAAAGTTGCATATTTGTACCGTAAAAAGCAGGAAGAAGAATTTCAGCGAATGAAACAGGGGGTGCCGTCAATTCAATCGATCACCCCTGACGAACCTAACCCGTAA
- a CDS encoding arylsulfatase yields the protein MILPYQYVKNQFTWFFLSLLIVNCSPQPETATELESESSNPPNIIYILADDLGYGDLSCYGQTKFSTPNIDKLAQEGMRFTQHYSGNTVCAPSRSALMTGLHTGHTPIRGNKEVRPEGQHPLPDSVQTLAESLREAGYATGAFGKWGLGYPGSEGDPNQQGFDEFFGYNCQRYGHHYYPRHLWHNQDSIVLEENAGKQKGSYAPSLIHREVLGFIEDHQEEPFFLYVPSVIPHAELVAPPEIMAQYQGKYPPETPYEGVDEGENYRTGPYESQEEPHATFVAMISLLDQQVGEIVAKVDSLGLADNTLIIFTSDNGPHQEGGADPDYFDSNGPLKGYKRDLYEGGIRVPMIARWLGKIAAGSESDHVSAFWDVYPTLAELANTESPEGDGVSFVPTLLDSGSQPQHDYLYWEFHEKGGRLAVRQGDWKAVRYNVLENPDSPLELYDLSQDIGEENNVASEHPEVVAEMEEVLKNARTPSPVFTFDQGTYLGAQ from the coding sequence ATGATTTTACCTTATCAATACGTCAAAAATCAGTTTACCTGGTTTTTTCTTTCACTGCTTATTGTCAACTGCTCGCCTCAGCCCGAAACAGCAACCGAACTGGAAAGTGAATCTTCTAATCCACCCAATATCATCTATATTCTAGCCGATGATTTGGGCTACGGCGATTTGAGCTGCTACGGACAAACTAAGTTTTCTACTCCCAACATTGATAAACTAGCCCAGGAAGGTATGCGGTTCACTCAGCACTATTCAGGCAACACCGTATGTGCTCCATCCCGTTCAGCGTTAATGACGGGACTTCACACGGGGCATACTCCCATTCGGGGCAATAAAGAGGTTCGGCCCGAAGGGCAGCACCCCTTGCCCGATAGTGTACAGACTTTAGCGGAATCATTGCGGGAAGCAGGTTACGCTACCGGAGCCTTTGGCAAGTGGGGGCTGGGCTATCCTGGTTCAGAAGGTGATCCTAATCAGCAGGGCTTCGATGAATTCTTTGGCTACAATTGTCAGCGGTACGGGCACCATTACTATCCGAGGCACCTCTGGCATAATCAGGATTCGATTGTGCTGGAAGAAAATGCTGGAAAGCAGAAAGGCAGTTACGCACCTTCTTTGATTCATCGGGAGGTGCTGGGCTTTATTGAAGACCATCAGGAGGAACCTTTTTTCCTTTACGTACCTAGCGTAATTCCTCATGCCGAATTAGTCGCCCCACCGGAAATAATGGCGCAATATCAAGGAAAATATCCACCGGAAACCCCCTACGAGGGAGTAGATGAAGGTGAGAACTATCGAACCGGGCCCTACGAATCTCAGGAAGAACCCCACGCGACTTTTGTGGCTATGATTTCACTGCTTGATCAGCAAGTAGGCGAGATTGTGGCGAAAGTAGATTCATTAGGCTTGGCCGATAATACACTGATTATCTTTACTTCCGACAATGGCCCCCATCAAGAGGGTGGGGCTGACCCGGACTATTTTGATAGCAACGGCCCGCTGAAAGGCTACAAGCGTGATCTTTACGAAGGTGGTATCCGAGTGCCAATGATTGCCCGTTGGCTGGGTAAAATTGCAGCGGGTAGCGAGAGTGACCACGTTTCGGCATTTTGGGACGTCTACCCGACCCTAGCTGAGTTAGCCAACACGGAATCTCCTGAAGGGGATGGTGTTTCTTTTGTTCCTACTCTGTTAGACTCAGGTAGTCAGCCTCAGCATGATTATCTCTACTGGGAATTCCATGAAAAAGGCGGGCGACTAGCGGTGCGGCAAGGCGACTGGAAAGCGGTTCGCTACAATGTGCTAGAGAATCCAGATAGCCCGCTAGAGCTGTACGATCTTTCCCAGGATATTGGCGAAGAGAACAATGTGGCTTCCGAACATCCTGAGGTAGTAGCCGAAATGGAAGAAGTACTAAAGAATGCTCGTACTCCCTCCCCAGTTTTCACCTTCGATCAGGGGACGTACCTCGGTGCTCAGTAG
- the rpmI gene encoding 50S ribosomal protein L35: MPKAKTKSGAKKRFKLTGTGKIKRKHAFKSHILTKKETKQKRNLTKMTLVHPSDKDRVKKMLNI, from the coding sequence ATGCCGAAAGCAAAGACCAAGTCAGGCGCAAAAAAGCGTTTTAAGCTGACCGGGACGGGTAAGATCAAGCGTAAGCATGCCTTCAAAAGCCACATCCTTACCAAAAAGGAAACCAAGCAGAAGCGCAATCTTACCAAGATGACCCTGGTTCATCCGTCAGACAAAGACCGAGTAAAGAAAATGCTCAATATCTAA
- a CDS encoding sulfatase: MMFRLLLLVLWSWVVSETAAQSPNVVFINVDDLGYRDLGYMGSSYYETPNIDRLAQEGMVFTQAYAGAANCAPSRACLLSGMNTPRHGIYTVGNSDRGDTRTRKVIPASNQTVLADSIYTLAELFRGQGYVTGTFGKWHLGDNPTTQGFDVNAGGSHRGNPGKNGYFSPYNVDHLPDGPEGEYLTDRLTSEAIGFLQANQEKPFFLYLPYYTVHTPIIGKKELVERFDKKETTHGQDNPIYAAMTASLDENVGRLLTEIDRLQLRSNTIVVFTSDNGGIRDISYQDPLRAGKGSYYEGGIRVPLIIHWPEKITPQTICTTPVSNLDFYPTFQSILNVQSEEEQPLDGVDITPLLLGKEITERPLFWHFPIYLQAYHPTEDGGRDPLFRTRPGSVVRLGEWKLHHYYEDDSLELYNLNKDLGETTNVANDYPDVRNKLYQLLTNWFKSHQLDLSFPKNPDYDSEFEQQQKTKVLR, encoded by the coding sequence ATGATGTTTCGATTATTACTTCTGGTGCTGTGGAGTTGGGTAGTTTCTGAAACGGCTGCTCAATCGCCCAATGTAGTTTTTATCAACGTGGATGATCTAGGCTACCGTGATTTGGGATACATGGGTAGTAGCTACTACGAAACTCCCAATATTGACCGATTAGCCCAGGAAGGTATGGTATTTACTCAGGCTTACGCCGGAGCAGCTAACTGTGCCCCCAGCCGAGCCTGCCTGCTCTCGGGAATGAATACTCCGCGACACGGAATTTACACAGTGGGTAACTCCGATCGAGGCGATACTCGGACTAGAAAAGTTATTCCCGCGAGTAACCAGACCGTTTTAGCCGACTCTATTTACACCCTAGCGGAACTATTTCGTGGCCAAGGATACGTTACGGGTACCTTCGGAAAGTGGCACCTGGGTGATAATCCCACTACGCAGGGCTTTGATGTGAATGCAGGTGGCAGCCACCGGGGAAACCCTGGTAAGAATGGATACTTTAGTCCCTACAATGTTGATCATCTGCCCGACGGTCCAGAAGGCGAATATCTAACTGATCGGCTCACTTCCGAAGCAATCGGTTTTTTGCAGGCAAACCAAGAAAAACCTTTTTTCCTGTATCTGCCCTATTACACGGTTCATACTCCTATCATTGGAAAGAAAGAGTTGGTCGAGCGGTTTGACAAGAAAGAAACTACTCATGGCCAAGACAATCCGATTTATGCGGCAATGACTGCTTCGCTAGACGAAAATGTAGGTCGACTGCTTACAGAAATTGATCGTTTGCAATTACGGAGTAATACTATTGTTGTGTTTACTTCCGACAACGGAGGAATTCGGGACATATCGTACCAAGATCCGCTACGAGCGGGTAAGGGTTCGTACTACGAAGGTGGTATCCGGGTGCCACTAATCATTCACTGGCCTGAAAAAATTACTCCTCAAACCATATGCACCACTCCTGTCAGTAATCTGGATTTTTACCCAACTTTTCAAAGTATTCTCAATGTTCAGTCTGAAGAGGAGCAGCCACTGGATGGAGTTGATATTACACCGCTGCTGTTAGGAAAAGAGATAACCGAACGGCCACTTTTCTGGCATTTCCCTATTTATTTACAGGCTTATCATCCGACGGAAGACGGGGGTCGTGATCCGCTATTCCGCACCCGTCCCGGTTCAGTAGTCCGGCTCGGTGAATGGAAATTACACCACTACTACGAAGATGATTCGCTAGAACTTTACAATTTGAACAAAGACTTAGGTGAAACTACCAACGTAGCTAATGACTATCCAGATGTCAGGAATAAACTGTACCAGCTATTAACCAACTGGTTCAAAAGCCACCAACTTGATCTATCATTCCCTAAAAACCCAGACTACGACTCTGAGTTTGAGCAACAGCAAAAAACCAAGGTATTACGATAA
- the thrS gene encoding threonine--tRNA ligase, with the protein MTEEIQITLPDGSQRAYPAGVTGLEVAQSISEGLARNVLAAKVDGEVWDATRSITQDSDLQLLTWNDLEGKSAFWHSSAHLLAEALEELYPNVKFGIGPPIANGFYYDVDLGDRSLGEDDLPKVEAKMQELARQKNTYERSDVSKADAIDYFTKKGDEYKLELIDGLEDGQITFYQQGNFVDLCRGPHIPNTGFIKAIKLMNVAGAYWRGDEKNKQLTRIYGITFPKQKELKEYLELLEEAKKRDHRKLGKELELFTFSERVGQGLPLWLPKGVLMRERLENFLKKAQQKAGYQPVISPHIGHKDLYVTSGHYEKYGKDSFQPISTPHEGEEFLLKPMNCPHHCEIYQSRPHSYKELPIRYAEFGTVYRYEQSGELHGLTRVRGFTQDDAHIFCRPDQVKDEFKKVIDLVLYVFGSMGFEDFTTQISLRDQEDRSKYIGTDENWEISEQAIVEAAEEKGLKTVTEYGEAAFYGPKLDFMVNDALGRQWQLGTIQVDYNLPERFELTYIGADNQKHRPVMIHRAPFGSMERFVAILLEHTGGNLPLWLAPEQFAILPISEKYADYADEVLAMLEEQDIRGMIDHRDEKIGRKIRDAEVTKIPFMLIVGEKEAESQSVSVRRHGQGDVGTYSLPDFISYFSEQL; encoded by the coding sequence ATGACCGAAGAAATACAAATTACTCTACCTGACGGAAGCCAGCGAGCCTACCCCGCCGGAGTAACTGGATTAGAAGTTGCCCAAAGCATTAGCGAAGGTTTAGCCCGTAATGTGCTAGCCGCTAAAGTAGACGGCGAAGTTTGGGATGCTACCCGAAGTATTACACAAGATTCTGATTTGCAGTTGCTCACCTGGAACGATCTGGAAGGAAAGTCAGCCTTCTGGCACTCTTCGGCTCATTTGTTAGCAGAAGCTTTAGAAGAATTGTACCCCAATGTAAAGTTTGGTATTGGTCCCCCCATTGCCAATGGTTTTTACTACGATGTAGACTTGGGCGACCGTTCGCTAGGTGAAGATGATTTGCCTAAGGTTGAGGCTAAAATGCAGGAACTGGCTCGGCAGAAAAATACGTATGAGCGCAGCGATGTCAGCAAAGCCGATGCAATTGACTACTTTACTAAAAAGGGTGACGAATACAAGTTGGAGTTGATCGATGGCTTAGAAGACGGACAAATCACTTTTTATCAGCAAGGCAATTTTGTGGATTTATGCCGCGGGCCACACATTCCTAATACCGGATTTATTAAGGCGATTAAGCTGATGAACGTGGCGGGAGCCTACTGGCGGGGCGACGAGAAGAATAAGCAGCTTACCCGTATCTATGGAATCACCTTTCCGAAGCAAAAAGAACTAAAGGAATACTTAGAGTTACTGGAAGAAGCCAAGAAGCGCGACCACCGCAAGCTGGGGAAAGAACTGGAACTCTTCACTTTTTCGGAAAGAGTAGGTCAAGGATTACCACTGTGGTTGCCCAAGGGCGTACTTATGCGGGAGCGACTGGAGAACTTCCTGAAGAAAGCCCAACAGAAAGCCGGGTACCAGCCCGTAATCTCTCCCCACATTGGGCACAAAGATTTATATGTTACTTCCGGTCACTATGAGAAGTACGGTAAAGATTCGTTCCAACCCATCAGCACTCCGCACGAGGGAGAAGAGTTTCTACTGAAACCGATGAACTGCCCGCACCACTGCGAGATTTATCAGAGCCGACCGCATTCGTATAAAGAATTACCCATTCGCTACGCCGAGTTCGGGACCGTTTATCGCTACGAGCAAAGCGGGGAATTGCACGGACTCACCCGGGTGCGAGGCTTTACCCAGGATGATGCTCATATTTTCTGCCGCCCTGATCAGGTAAAGGATGAGTTTAAGAAAGTAATTGACTTGGTGCTTTACGTTTTTGGCTCCATGGGTTTTGAGGACTTTACTACTCAAATTTCGCTGCGCGATCAGGAAGACCGATCAAAATACATCGGTACTGACGAAAACTGGGAAATATCCGAACAGGCAATTGTGGAAGCTGCTGAAGAAAAAGGTCTAAAAACGGTTACTGAATACGGCGAAGCGGCTTTTTACGGACCCAAGCTAGACTTTATGGTAAACGATGCGCTCGGGCGACAGTGGCAGTTAGGAACCATTCAGGTAGATTATAATTTGCCCGAGCGATTTGAACTGACCTACATCGGTGCTGATAACCAGAAACATCGTCCGGTCATGATCCATCGGGCTCCGTTTGGTTCCATGGAACGCTTTGTGGCTATTTTACTGGAACACACCGGTGGAAACTTACCATTGTGGCTCGCCCCCGAGCAGTTTGCCATTCTTCCCATTTCCGAAAAATATGCTGACTACGCCGATGAAGTATTGGCAATGCTAGAAGAACAGGACATTCGTGGTATGATAGATCATCGGGATGAGAAAATTGGCAGAAAAATACGGGATGCGGAAGTTACTAAAATCCCGTTTATGCTGATTGTAGGCGAAAAAGAAGCCGAGAGCCAATCGGTTTCCGTGCGTCGCCACGGGCAGGGTGATGTAGGAACGTATAGTTTACCTGATTTTATCAGCTACTTTTCAGAGCAATTGTAG
- a CDS encoding sulfatase family protein gives MSRPFTMNLSPYYILLIVTASLFSACNQPAEKVSEDRSPNIIFIMSDDHAYQAVSAYGHGLNETPNIDRIANEGAIFTRATVTNSICAPSRAVVLTGKHSFKNGKVDNIQPFDWDQDNFPKLLQANGYQTALIGKIHLDGLPQGFDHSMVLPGQGHYYNPDFLVNGERQRFEGYVTEITTEHTLKWLKEQRDPDKPFLLMYHQKAPHRNWKPAPKYLTLYDDKTFDPPSNYFDDYEGRGKAAKEQEMEVDGHARWGHDFKLIVDPSGDSTGLARTLERFSEEQRKQWHAAYEPKNQEFLKTYYAEEELEFDEDREKEIALWKFNRYIKDYLRTIKSVDDGVGEVLDYLDENGLADNTIVVYTSDQGFYLGEHGWFDKRFMYEQSFRTPLLVRYPKEIEAGMESDALVQNLDIAPTFLDYAGIDIPEPMQGESFRKLVGGETDEWRDAVYYTYYEYPSVHMVKRHYGVATDRYKLMHFYYDIDEWEMYDLEKDPNEMQNVYDDPEYAEVQEQLHTRLTELRDQYGDSDENNQRFLEEYLEVVEARNNK, from the coding sequence ATGTCACGACCTTTTACAATGAATCTATCTCCTTACTACATTCTGCTCATCGTTACAGCTTCACTTTTTTCAGCCTGTAACCAGCCAGCGGAGAAAGTGTCAGAAGATCGCTCACCCAATATTATCTTCATTATGAGCGATGATCATGCCTACCAGGCAGTGAGTGCCTACGGACATGGTTTGAACGAAACGCCCAACATTGATCGGATTGCTAACGAGGGAGCTATTTTTACCCGGGCTACGGTCACCAACTCTATTTGTGCGCCCAGCCGGGCGGTGGTGCTTACTGGGAAGCATAGTTTCAAGAACGGTAAAGTAGATAATATTCAGCCTTTCGATTGGGATCAGGATAATTTTCCTAAGCTGCTACAGGCTAACGGCTACCAAACCGCTCTGATTGGTAAAATCCACCTGGATGGGTTACCGCAGGGGTTTGACCACTCAATGGTGCTACCGGGACAGGGGCATTATTACAATCCCGACTTTCTAGTGAATGGTGAACGCCAGCGATTTGAAGGCTACGTTACTGAGATCACAACGGAGCATACTCTGAAGTGGCTGAAAGAACAGCGCGATCCGGATAAACCCTTTCTGCTGATGTACCATCAAAAAGCACCACATCGTAATTGGAAGCCAGCACCCAAGTACCTTACTCTTTACGATGATAAAACTTTTGATCCACCATCGAACTACTTTGATGATTATGAAGGAAGAGGTAAGGCAGCCAAAGAACAGGAGATGGAGGTAGATGGGCACGCTCGCTGGGGCCATGACTTTAAACTGATAGTTGATCCGAGTGGTGATAGTACTGGACTTGCTCGTACACTAGAGCGGTTTAGCGAAGAACAACGAAAGCAGTGGCACGCTGCCTACGAACCTAAAAATCAGGAATTTTTAAAAACGTACTACGCCGAAGAGGAACTAGAATTTGATGAAGATCGAGAGAAAGAGATTGCCCTCTGGAAGTTTAACCGCTACATTAAGGATTATCTGCGAACTATTAAATCGGTAGACGATGGAGTAGGCGAAGTGTTAGATTATTTAGATGAAAATGGGTTGGCCGATAATACGATTGTGGTTTATACTTCAGATCAAGGTTTTTATTTGGGCGAGCACGGTTGGTTTGATAAGCGGTTTATGTACGAGCAATCGTTCCGCACTCCGCTGCTGGTGCGTTATCCCAAGGAGATTGAAGCTGGAATGGAAAGTGATGCTTTGGTACAGAATCTGGATATTGCCCCTACGTTCTTAGACTACGCCGGAATCGATATTCCTGAGCCAATGCAGGGTGAATCCTTCCGCAAGTTAGTAGGTGGTGAAACTGACGAGTGGCGCGATGCGGTCTACTATACCTACTACGAATATCCCTCAGTACACATGGTGAAGCGACACTACGGCGTGGCTACCGATCGCTATAAACTCATGCACTTTTACTACGATATCGATGAGTGGGAAATGTACGATCTGGAGAAAGACCCCAACGAAATGCAGAATGTATACGACGATCCTGAGTACGCTGAAGTGCAGGAGCAACTCCACACCCGCTTAACTGAACTACGCGACCAATACGGAGATAGCGACGAAAATAACCAGCGGTTTTTAGAAGAATATCTGGAAGTAGTGGAAGCGCGAAATAATAAGTGA
- the rplT gene encoding 50S ribosomal protein L20: MPRSVNNVASRARRKRVLKQAKGYWGRRSNVWTVAKNAVEKGMVYSYRDRRQKKREIRRLWIQRINAGTREHGISYSKFMGAIKTTGIDLNRKVLADLAMNHPTAFKAIVEKVK, encoded by the coding sequence ATGCCAAGATCAGTAAACAATGTGGCGTCACGCGCCCGCCGAAAAAGAGTTCTCAAGCAAGCCAAAGGCTACTGGGGACGAAGAAGCAATGTATGGACGGTTGCTAAGAATGCGGTTGAAAAAGGAATGGTCTATTCCTACCGCGACCGCCGACAAAAGAAACGCGAAATTCGCCGCCTCTGGATTCAGCGAATCAATGCCGGAACCCGCGAGCATGGAATATCCTACTCTAAATTTATGGGAGCAATAAAAACTACTGGAATTGACCTGAACCGAAAGGTGCTGGCCGATTTAGCCATGAACCACCCGACAGCATTTAAGGCCATCGTAGAAAAAGTTAAGTAG
- the infC gene encoding translation initiation factor IF-3, which produces MSKFKRRRGPIKREEPYKVNQRIRAPYVRVVGENADNEIHDVKEALQMAQDQGLDLVEISPSADPPVCKIIDYSKFKYEQKKKQKEIKAKSQKTVVKEIRFGPNTDDHDFNFKLKHAQGFLQDGAKVKAYVHFVGRSIVFKERGEMLLLRFAQALEEEAKVEEMPKLMGKRMFLMLAPKAVKK; this is translated from the coding sequence ATTAGCAAATTTAAAAGAAGAAGAGGGCCTATTAAGCGGGAAGAACCTTATAAGGTCAATCAGCGTATTCGCGCCCCTTATGTACGGGTAGTTGGCGAAAACGCCGATAATGAAATCCACGATGTAAAAGAAGCACTACAAATGGCGCAGGATCAGGGGTTAGATCTGGTGGAAATTTCACCGTCGGCTGATCCACCCGTTTGTAAGATTATAGATTATTCTAAGTTCAAGTACGAACAGAAGAAGAAGCAGAAAGAGATTAAGGCGAAGTCGCAGAAGACCGTGGTGAAGGAAATTCGTTTTGGTCCCAATACTGATGACCACGATTTCAATTTCAAGCTGAAACACGCCCAAGGGTTCTTGCAAGATGGAGCGAAAGTGAAAGCCTACGTACACTTCGTGGGAAGATCAATTGTATTTAAAGAACGAGGAGAAATGCTGTTGCTTCGATTTGCCCAGGCTTTGGAAGAAGAAGCCAAGGTAGAAGAGATGCCCAAACTCATGGGTAAGCGAATGTTTCTCATGTTGGCCCCTAAGGCTGTAAAGAAATAA
- a CDS encoding RagB/SusD family nutrient uptake outer membrane protein — translation MKNIIITLLSLSLLGTFGCQDFLEEDTRGIISPDNFYTSDEEAILAVNGLYKGFSGQGGFSGRSLYANWGNIQSFTLYGADEVGPNRQFGGVEPIQNYTLSPSNYGNARNIWQNLYRIIGDANSVINNVTDNPSLSPTIIGRVTGEALFLRSFAYYHLTNIWGAVPYYDEDLPLSEVAQLGRTDVSTVRQNVINDLNRVEAEELLPSSFNGSDVGRATVWATKMLKAKMMMWEEDWSGALTETTDIINNSPHRLLANYADVFNLNAPNPFHDEVIWGLDYSKDVDQNITSRTDAFNPRIRDEPANSEERGALSEALNVRNEEFNGFGLTVALPSFAEAFPMDDLRRPLNVLNEYLGFELQFTYLPKHWNLDFINSPRANHGELYIIFRLADTYLMAAEAANELGDPTAFQYINQVRERAYEPDQPYAGLGQEAFRQVLQDERKWELAAEGFRRYDLIRWGILVEIVQNATYLSFNGPDNILPIHVRAPIPEEEIILNPNLLEFDPTNNGYQ, via the coding sequence ATGAAGAATATTATCATTACTTTACTATCACTTTCCCTACTAGGCACCTTCGGTTGTCAGGATTTTCTGGAAGAAGATACCCGTGGTATTATTAGCCCTGATAATTTTTATACCTCCGACGAAGAAGCTATACTGGCGGTGAACGGCCTTTATAAGGGATTTTCTGGGCAAGGAGGTTTTAGCGGCCGCAGTCTGTACGCTAACTGGGGAAATATCCAGTCTTTCACACTTTACGGAGCCGATGAGGTAGGGCCTAACCGACAGTTTGGTGGTGTGGAACCCATACAAAACTACACGCTCTCCCCAAGTAACTACGGTAACGCCCGTAATATTTGGCAAAACCTCTACCGCATTATTGGTGATGCTAACTCGGTGATTAATAATGTGACCGATAACCCGAGTTTATCTCCGACCATTATCGGACGGGTAACCGGAGAAGCCTTATTTCTGCGGTCGTTTGCTTACTACCATCTTACTAATATTTGGGGAGCAGTGCCCTACTACGATGAGGATTTGCCGCTCAGCGAAGTAGCTCAGTTGGGCCGTACCGACGTCAGTACCGTTCGTCAAAATGTAATCAATGATTTAAACCGGGTGGAAGCCGAAGAATTACTACCCTCATCGTTTAACGGTAGTGATGTAGGTAGAGCCACGGTTTGGGCTACCAAGATGCTGAAAGCCAAGATGATGATGTGGGAAGAAGACTGGTCGGGAGCGCTGACCGAAACAACGGACATCATTAACAACTCACCCCATCGGCTACTCGCTAACTACGCCGATGTATTCAATCTAAACGCCCCTAATCCGTTTCACGATGAGGTGATTTGGGGATTAGATTATTCCAAAGATGTAGACCAGAATATTACGAGCCGCACCGATGCGTTTAATCCCCGTATCCGGGATGAACCGGCTAATTCGGAAGAGCGAGGAGCACTTTCGGAAGCCCTGAATGTCCGCAATGAGGAATTTAACGGGTTCGGACTCACCGTAGCCTTACCTAGCTTTGCCGAAGCATTTCCGATGGATGACCTTAGACGACCACTCAATGTACTTAACGAGTACCTCGGGTTTGAACTACAGTTTACATACCTACCCAAGCACTGGAATTTAGACTTTATCAATTCCCCGCGGGCCAACCACGGTGAGTTGTACATTATCTTCCGACTGGCGGATACCTACCTGATGGCAGCTGAGGCCGCTAACGAACTGGGCGACCCGACTGCATTTCAGTACATCAACCAGGTACGCGAACGCGCCTACGAACCTGACCAACCCTACGCTGGTTTAGGCCAAGAAGCCTTTCGGCAAGTATTACAAGATGAAAGAAAATGGGAGCTAGCTGCCGAAGGCTTCCGCCGTTATGACCTCATCCGCTGGGGCATTCTGGTAGAAATCGTACAAAACGCTACCTACTTGTCATTCAACGGGCCAGATAATATTTTACCGATACATGTAAGAGCTCCCATCCCAGAAGAAGAGATTATATTAAACCCGAATCTGCTCGAGTTTGATCCGACGAATAATGGCTATCAATAG